From Leptodactylus fuscus isolate aLepFus1 chromosome 11, aLepFus1.hap2, whole genome shotgun sequence, one genomic window encodes:
- the LOC142185119 gene encoding ligand of Numb protein X 2-like, whose amino-acid sequence MADPSDVTSTALELCRDCGQPHVSSENHIYNFQDEVDDELVCHICLQPLLQPMDTPCGHTYCYKCLKNFLHEKDFCPMDRKKLAFQDCHKSSLLVRNLLDKLNVICPFPTECKQVMQRCELEPHLRNRCAGLRKYRAEREQKTAPAKDPSEGNVVSPTSDISNVLAESSLAAVVALSTSEPGLVNPAFDEHDDDHPHRTSLVAETSTIEIHRDDHEEELGMRIVGGRDTPLGNIVIQEVLKDSLVATDGRLMPGDHILEVNGLNISNVSHSQAIALLRQSSSVLSLTVLQEKGFSQRSHRAEATPAPSACKEVVQVTLLKRDRSEPLGIKLVRKSEEPGVFVLDLLDGGLAAKDGRLKCNDKVLSINGHDLRHGTPETAAQIIQMSEARVNFVVLRHSTVQPMDVHEEGTSSGSSSNGESPVHVRKRPSLHPCRRKSTHRDQPQANLLVEKIVTLKKEPRESLGITIGGGRDHKNKLPIYVSSVQPVGCLFRDGRIKKGDVLLSINGVDLTCLGYMDAVAALKSNAASHTVVLKVLELVTERHGETTEGGAEVMRDPGGIWSPLWVHWFSLPSSLHWCRHISLRKSTYESWGFSIVGGYEETKGNQPFFIKTIVPATPAFFDGRLKCGDEIVEVNGVSAVGMSNAELIPMLKEQKNRVTLTVVSWPGSLV is encoded by the exons ATGGCCGACCCCTCGGATGTAACGTCCACAGCGCTGGAGCTTTGTCGTGACTGCGGGCAGCCTCACGTGTCCTCGGAAAACCACATCTACAACTTCCAAGATGAGGTGGACGACGAGTTGGTTTGTCACATCTGTCTGCAGCCTTTGCTACAACCTATGGACACTCCGTGCGGTCACACTTACTGCTACAAGTGCCTCAAGAATTTTCTACACGAGAAGGATTTTTGTCCTATGGACCGCAAGAAATTGGCTTTTCAGGACTGTCACAAATCCAGCCTTTTGGTGAGAAATTTGCTGGATAAGTTGAACGTCATCTGTCCCTTCCCGACCGAATGTAAACAGGTGATGCAGCGATGTGAGCTGGAGCCGCACCTGCGAAACAG GTGTGCGGGCCTCAGAAAATACAGGGCTGAAAGGGAACAGAAGACGGCCCCCGCCAAGGACCCCAGCGAGGGGAACGTCGTCTCTCCTACAAGCGACATTTCCAATGTTCTAGCAGAATCGTCTCTGGCCGCTGTGGTCGCTCTTAGCACATCCGAGCCCGGCCTGGTGAATCCAGCATTTGATGAACATGATGACG ATCACCCGCACAGGACAAGTCTGGTGGCCGAGACAAGTACAATAGAGATTCATCGCGATGACCATGAAGAGGAGCTGGGCATGCGAATTGTGGGGGGCAGAGACACCCCTCTGGGCAATATCGTAATACAAGAAGTGCTCAAAGATTCATTGGTGGCCACCGATGGAAGGCTCATGCCGGGAGACCACATCCTGGAG GTTAATGGACTGAACATCAGCAACGTGTCCCACAGCCAAGCCATCGCCTTGCTCCGACAGTCTTCTTCCGTCTTAAGCCTCACTGTCCTACAAGAGAAAGGTTTCTCCCAGAGGTCTCATCGAGCCGAAGCAACCCCCGCACCAAGCGCCTGCAAAGAAGTGGTCCAGGTCACTCTGCTGAAGCGAGATCGGTCCGAACCTCTGGGGATCAAGCTGGTGAGAAAGTCGGAGGAGCCCGGCGTGTTTGTGCTGGATTTATTGGACGGAGGCCTGGCCGCCAAGGATGGAAGACTGAAGTGTAACGATAAGGTTTTGTCCATTAATGGTCACGATCTGCGACATGGGACTCCTGAGACGGCAGCACAGATTATCCAG ATGAGCGAAGCGAGGGTTAACTTTGTGGTCCTTCGGCACAGCACGGTGCAGCCTATGGATGTCCATGAAGAAGGAACGTCATCGGGAAGCAGCAGCAACGGCGAAAGTCCTGTCCATGTCCGCAAGAGGCCAAGTCTGCACCCGTGTAGGAGGAAGTCCACACATAGA GATCAGCCTCAGGCCAATCTATTAGTGGAAAAAATAGTGACTCTGAAGAAAGAGCCGCGAGAGTCTCTGGGGATCACCATCGGAGGAGGCCGGGATCATAAAAACAAACTCCCCATCTACGTCTCCAGTGTTCAGCCTGTCGGGTGTTTGTTCAGAGACGGCAGAATAAAGAAAG GTGACGTCCTTCTTAGCATCAATGGGGTGGACCTGACGTGTCTGGGTTATATGGATGCGGTGGCGGCGCTGAAGTCTAACGCGGCCTCACATACGGTGGTCCTGAAAGTCCTGGAACTGGTGACAGAGAGACATGGAGAGACGACAGAAGGGGGCGCTGAGGTCATGAGGGACCCCGGGGGCATCTGGTCTCCTCTTTGGGTTCACTGGTTTAGTCTTCCAAG CTCCCTGCACTGGTGTCGGCACATTTCATTACGGAAGAGTACCTACGAAAGCTGGGGGTTCAGCATTGTTGGGGGTTACGAAGAGACCAAAGGAAATCAACCTTTCTTCATCAAAACCATCGTGCCTGCTACGCCCGCTTTTTTCGACGGACGGTTAAA GTGCGGAGACGAGAtagtagaagtcaatggagtgtCCGCTGTCGGGATGAGCAATGCAGAGCTGATCCCTATGCTAAAGGAGCAGAAGAACAGAGTCACCCTGACCGTGGTCTCGTGGCCCGGGAGTCTGGTCTGA